Proteins from one Gimesia maris genomic window:
- a CDS encoding acetylxylan esterase: MRHLLLRNIVCPLIAAAVAFSLCQSVMAAEKYELKVVTDRPDAIYKAGEEATFLISVTKDGKPLADESGETITYRVDDYISSGPDYPNGKLTVGSEPAVVKVTADKPGFLRCVVTLDANKKLTKTAGAAFSPQEIEPSLPVPADFDEFWAEQKRKLAEVPAKAKLTPVTQTNPKIECFDLQVDCLGGAPVSGYLGKPKDAKPKSLPAILWVHGAGVRSSSLGNAIKGANAGMLSLDINAHGLPNDKTAEFYKEQYAGPLKGYPHFGRENRETTYFVGMFLRLIRAIDYLTSQPEWDGKTLIVIGHSQGGGQALAAGGLDDRVTFIATGVPAICDHSGRAAGRINGWPKLVTTLPDGTPAAEELKAAQYVDGVNFASRSKADAIMSVGFIDVTCPPSSCYAAYNQLKGKKQVINKPLMGHAAPGDIHKAFFDAVKAHVKEQAGK, encoded by the coding sequence ATGCGTCACTTACTGCTGAGAAATATTGTGTGTCCCCTGATCGCGGCGGCGGTTGCGTTTTCGTTGTGTCAGTCTGTAATGGCAGCTGAGAAGTACGAATTGAAAGTCGTGACGGATCGGCCCGATGCGATTTATAAAGCAGGGGAAGAGGCGACGTTTCTGATCTCCGTGACGAAAGACGGAAAACCTCTGGCTGATGAAAGTGGCGAGACGATAACATATCGAGTCGATGATTATATCAGCAGTGGTCCTGATTATCCGAACGGAAAACTGACCGTGGGCAGCGAGCCGGCGGTAGTCAAAGTGACGGCGGACAAACCCGGATTTCTCCGCTGTGTGGTCACCCTGGATGCGAACAAAAAACTGACAAAAACCGCCGGGGCGGCGTTTTCACCACAGGAGATTGAACCCAGTCTGCCCGTTCCGGCTGACTTCGATGAGTTCTGGGCGGAACAGAAACGCAAGCTGGCAGAAGTCCCTGCCAAAGCGAAGCTGACGCCGGTCACGCAGACAAACCCGAAAATCGAATGTTTTGACCTGCAGGTGGACTGTCTCGGCGGAGCGCCGGTTTCCGGTTACCTGGGGAAACCGAAAGATGCAAAACCCAAGAGCCTGCCTGCGATTCTGTGGGTCCACGGCGCGGGAGTTCGCAGTTCCTCACTGGGCAATGCCATCAAAGGAGCGAACGCAGGCATGCTGTCATTGGACATCAACGCACACGGCCTGCCTAACGACAAAACAGCAGAATTTTATAAAGAACAGTATGCGGGCCCCCTCAAAGGATATCCGCACTTCGGTCGAGAGAACCGCGAGACGACGTATTTTGTCGGCATGTTTTTACGTTTGATTCGGGCGATAGACTATCTGACTTCCCAACCGGAATGGGACGGCAAAACTCTGATCGTGATCGGCCACAGCCAGGGAGGCGGACAGGCGCTGGCTGCCGGTGGTCTTGATGACCGAGTGACGTTCATCGCAACCGGCGTGCCTGCGATTTGCGATCATTCCGGACGGGCTGCCGGACGCATCAATGGCTGGCCGAAACTGGTCACCACACTGCCCGACGGAACGCCTGCCGCCGAGGAACTGAAAGCAGCTCAGTATGTAGACGGCGTCAACTTCGCCAGTCGCAGCAAAGCCGATGCGATTATGAGTGTCGGTTTCATCGACGTCACATGTCCCCCTTCCAGTTGTTACGCTGCTTATAACCAGTTAAAAGGCAAGAAGCAGGTCATCAACAAACCCCTGATGGGCCACGCCGCTCCCGGTGACATTCACAAAGCATTTTTTGATGCGGTGAAAGCACATGTGAAGGAGCAGGCAGGGAAGTAG
- the hmpA gene encoding NO-inducible flavohemoprotein — MLSAKTIQIVKEITPTVAANAETVTRVFYKRMFQENPEVQAYFNQAHQHSGGQQKALAGAICAYFLHIDDLAALTPAVELIAQKHCSLGIQPEHYPIVGKHLLAAIKEVMGDGATDEVLAAVGEAYQLLADVCIGREQQIYAAQQAAVGGWNGYRSFVVDRKEQESDVVTSFYLKPADGQPIPDYQPGQYITVKIDHPTTPTSPRNYSLSDQPGQGYYRISVKKEDPLTADAPGGLISNYLHEQVELGDTLQIGPPCGEFTLAADSPSTRPVVLLAGGIGVTPLLAMAKTLVATQPERPVYLLQAARNSSTHAFAEEVQQLQTNGSKVQTRVIYDQPLEGDVEQQRCDATGVVSESLLREWTPFEDAEYYFCGPKAFMQNVYRSLQALDVGDDRLHFEFFGPRQDIESAAAVG; from the coding sequence ATGTTAAGCGCTAAAACGATCCAAATTGTCAAGGAAATCACGCCGACGGTCGCCGCCAATGCGGAAACGGTCACCCGGGTTTTCTACAAACGCATGTTCCAGGAGAACCCCGAAGTGCAGGCCTATTTCAACCAGGCCCACCAGCATTCGGGCGGTCAGCAGAAAGCACTGGCGGGTGCCATCTGTGCTTATTTCCTGCACATCGATGATCTGGCAGCGTTGACCCCCGCAGTCGAGTTGATCGCGCAGAAACATTGTTCGCTGGGTATTCAACCCGAGCACTATCCGATTGTCGGCAAACATCTACTGGCAGCCATCAAAGAGGTGATGGGGGACGGTGCGACCGACGAAGTACTGGCTGCGGTCGGGGAAGCTTATCAGTTGCTGGCGGATGTCTGTATTGGACGCGAACAACAGATCTATGCAGCCCAACAGGCGGCGGTCGGGGGCTGGAACGGTTACCGTTCGTTTGTCGTCGATCGTAAGGAGCAGGAAAGCGATGTAGTGACTTCGTTCTATCTCAAACCAGCCGATGGTCAGCCGATTCCCGACTATCAGCCGGGACAGTATATCACGGTGAAGATCGATCACCCCACCACGCCGACTTCTCCGCGGAACTACAGTCTCTCGGATCAGCCGGGACAGGGATATTACCGAATCAGTGTGAAGAAGGAAGACCCGTTGACGGCGGATGCGCCTGGTGGATTGATTTCAAATTATCTGCATGAGCAGGTTGAGCTCGGCGATACGCTGCAGATCGGGCCTCCCTGTGGTGAGTTCACACTGGCAGCAGATTCCCCGTCGACACGCCCGGTGGTACTGCTGGCGGGTGGAATTGGTGTCACGCCGTTACTGGCGATGGCGAAAACACTGGTCGCGACTCAGCCGGAACGGCCCGTTTACCTGCTGCAGGCCGCCCGCAACAGCAGTACGCATGCCTTTGCGGAAGAAGTGCAGCAGCTGCAGACGAATGGTTCAAAGGTGCAGACACGTGTGATCTACGATCAGCCCCTGGAAGGGGATGTGGAACAGCAGCGCTGTGATGCGACGGGTGTTGTCAGCGAAAGCCTGTTGCGGGAATGGACGCCGTTTGAAGACGCCGAATACTATTTCTGCGGGCCGAAAGCCTTCATGCAGAACGTGTATCGCAGTCTGCAGGCACTGGATGTGGGCGACGATCGGCTTCACTTTGAATTCTTCGGTCCGCGACAGGATATCGAGAGCGCAGCTGCGGTTGGCTGA
- a CDS encoding phytanoyl-CoA dioxygenase family protein — MDVSFTNTREEVAAAKQVETDWAKLSVGQQIRSLEVDGYVVIPDLLSAEQIAGIREELMELPTQGTDYSAHQRGFSGVQWTDSPTVIKTIALPAMISFLERLFGDELICTSCTYAVSQPGHPGIAIHTDAQPYGSKIFGLGASSPCLVRILYYLDDLTPEHSPFKVIPGSHLSLHADGNPYRRYLSHEDEILVTCRAGSAVIINQKVFHANYPNFSDTDRHLLAIAYRPAWAGPIGEVPDYDPEQVQTLPENVRPLFRSLNTQKIDYDLPNRPDNMASSAPGISPKRYE; from the coding sequence ATGGACGTATCGTTTACGAACACACGTGAGGAAGTTGCTGCGGCGAAGCAGGTCGAAACCGACTGGGCGAAATTGAGTGTGGGACAGCAGATTCGTTCGCTGGAGGTGGATGGATATGTCGTCATACCAGACCTGTTGTCCGCAGAGCAGATTGCGGGAATCCGTGAAGAGCTGATGGAACTGCCGACACAGGGGACCGATTACAGCGCGCATCAGCGGGGATTCAGCGGCGTACAGTGGACCGACTCGCCGACCGTGATCAAAACGATTGCGCTGCCAGCGATGATCTCGTTCCTGGAACGGCTGTTCGGGGATGAGCTGATCTGTACGTCGTGTACCTATGCGGTTTCACAGCCGGGTCATCCGGGAATCGCCATTCATACGGATGCGCAGCCTTACGGTTCGAAAATCTTCGGGCTGGGTGCGAGTTCGCCCTGCCTGGTGCGGATACTGTATTACCTGGATGACCTGACGCCTGAGCACAGCCCGTTCAAAGTGATTCCCGGCTCGCATCTTTCACTGCACGCGGACGGCAACCCGTATCGGCGTTATCTTTCGCATGAGGATGAAATACTGGTGACCTGCCGGGCAGGCTCGGCGGTGATCATCAACCAGAAAGTGTTCCACGCCAATTATCCCAATTTCAGCGATACCGACCGGCACCTGCTGGCGATTGCCTATCGCCCGGCGTGGGCGGGGCCAATTGGAGAAGTGCCCGATTACGACCCGGAGCAGGTGCAGACGTTACCCGAAAACGTGCGACCGTTGTTTCGCAGCCTGAACACGCAGAAGATTGACTATGATCTGCCGAACCGGCCCGATAATATGGCGAGTTCTGCGCCGGGAATCAGTCCGAAGCGGTATGAGTGA
- a CDS encoding RrF2 family transcriptional regulator: MLSKTHEYALRAVACLAGQPGKPASADFLAERTKVPRRYLTRVLQDLAASGIVSSKSGPKGGYELIAESGELTILDIVNAIAPLERIKACPLGLKSHTSLCPLHAELDRVYAETEAAFARVTIKQLLESTSTIIPLCDIKV; this comes from the coding sequence ATGCTCTCTAAAACTCACGAATATGCCCTGCGCGCGGTCGCCTGTCTGGCAGGACAACCCGGAAAACCGGCATCAGCCGACTTCCTGGCCGAGCGGACCAAAGTCCCCCGTCGCTATCTGACGCGCGTCCTGCAGGACCTGGCGGCATCGGGAATCGTGAGCTCCAAAAGCGGACCCAAAGGGGGCTACGAACTGATTGCAGAGAGCGGCGAACTGACGATTCTGGATATCGTCAACGCCATCGCTCCCCTGGAGCGAATCAAAGCCTGTCCGCTGGGGCTGAAGTCGCACACCAGCCTGTGCCCGCTGCATGCAGAACTGGATCGCGTTTATGCCGAAACCGAAGCCGCCTTCGCACGCGTCACGATCAAACAGCTGCTGGAATCCACCAGCACCATCATCCCCCTGTGTGATATCAAAGTCTGA
- a CDS encoding neutral/alkaline non-lysosomal ceramidase N-terminal domain-containing protein, translating to MSDHLFSDLKRLFSLILLVLLLATPSQAAELYVGAATTDITPKLPVSLTGQMRTRIAKKVESPVTATALVVESREGDKSLEHAVFVSCDLVCIRGGIHEAVREKLKGKVPGLDLKKVIMNATHTHTAPTMIEGRYTLPETGVTKPAEFVEFAAQKIADAIIEAWNNRQPGRVGWGLGHAVVAQNRRALYEGGWAKMYGSTSVKDFRGIEGYEDHGVEVLFFWNNEDKLIATAVNVACPAQAVEGRSAVNADYWHPVRETLKKKYGDQLCVLGWTGAGGDQVPRPMYRKSAEARMMKLRELTLLEEISRRIVNAWEEAYAGAQQEKHADPVLKHEVRTIELPRQIVSDEDYARVKKEVVAYADDPSKVWIKNWKQRVLDRYDAQHAGTEKPYEMELHTLRLGDVALATNDFELFTDFGTQMKSRSPALQTFVIQLCGPGSYVPSERAVRGGSYSAIIESNNVGPQGGQVLTEETLKSINGQFKKSSSD from the coding sequence ATGTCCGACCACCTGTTTTCAGATTTGAAGCGATTGTTCTCACTGATACTCCTGGTTCTGCTGCTAGCGACACCCTCGCAGGCCGCCGAGTTGTACGTGGGCGCGGCAACCACTGATATCACACCCAAACTGCCGGTCTCTCTGACCGGCCAGATGCGAACCCGCATCGCGAAAAAAGTGGAAAGTCCGGTCACTGCTACCGCGCTGGTAGTGGAATCACGCGAAGGAGACAAATCACTCGAACACGCTGTCTTCGTCTCCTGCGACCTGGTCTGCATTCGCGGCGGCATTCATGAAGCAGTACGCGAAAAACTCAAAGGCAAAGTGCCCGGCCTTGATCTCAAGAAGGTCATCATGAACGCCACGCACACCCATACTGCTCCTACGATGATTGAAGGACGCTACACGTTGCCGGAAACCGGCGTCACCAAACCGGCCGAGTTCGTGGAATTCGCAGCGCAGAAAATCGCCGACGCCATCATCGAAGCCTGGAATAATCGTCAGCCGGGCCGCGTCGGCTGGGGACTGGGGCATGCGGTTGTCGCACAGAATCGGCGGGCCCTGTACGAAGGGGGCTGGGCGAAAATGTATGGCAGCACCAGCGTCAAAGATTTTCGCGGCATCGAAGGCTATGAAGATCACGGCGTCGAAGTTCTCTTTTTTTGGAACAATGAAGACAAACTGATCGCCACCGCCGTCAATGTCGCCTGCCCCGCACAGGCCGTCGAAGGTCGCTCCGCTGTCAACGCCGACTACTGGCATCCCGTCCGCGAAACATTAAAAAAGAAGTACGGCGACCAGCTCTGCGTGCTCGGCTGGACCGGTGCCGGCGGTGATCAGGTGCCCCGCCCCATGTATCGCAAATCGGCCGAAGCCCGCATGATGAAGCTGCGCGAGTTGACACTGCTGGAAGAGATTTCACGTCGCATCGTCAACGCCTGGGAAGAAGCCTACGCCGGTGCCCAACAGGAAAAACATGCCGACCCGGTTCTGAAGCACGAAGTCAGAACCATCGAACTTCCCCGGCAGATCGTTTCCGATGAAGATTATGCCCGCGTGAAAAAAGAGGTTGTCGCGTACGCCGATGATCCTTCGAAGGTCTGGATCAAAAACTGGAAACAGCGTGTCCTCGATCGTTACGATGCCCAACACGCCGGCACAGAAAAGCCGTATGAGATGGAACTGCACACCCTGCGACTGGGCGATGTCGCTCTTGCCACGAACGATTTCGAACTTTTCACCGACTTCGGCACCCAGATGAAATCCCGCAGTCCGGCCCTGCAGACGTTTGTGATCCAGCTTTGCGGCCCCGGTTCCTACGTACCCAGCGAACGCGCGGTGCGCGGCGGCAGTTACAGCGCGATCATCGAAAGCAACAACGTCGGCCCGCAAGGGGGACAGGTCCTCACCGAAGAAACCCTCAAGTCAATCAACGGGCAGTTCAAAAAAAGTTCCAGCGACTGA
- a CDS encoding IS110 family transposase: MKDSSSISVVGIDVSKDSLDLFHTINGQQQKIAYQQDSLKLLARQIIKLNATVVMEATGGYEKKLVKYLQSQGIACAVVNPKLIRDFARACGKLEKNDAIDARIIASFGQMMQPRTMGKIDRNREKLKLLATRREQVQSMITQESNRQQQIEDRQIRAFIQRAIQLYQKQLKKLDNEMLKVIEADQTMKQKSEILLSAKGVGPATTANLIAGLPELGQLNRQQIAKLVGLAPLVRDSGKFKGQRRTYAGRSQIRRILYMATLVATRWNSRIKAFYLSLLERGKPKKLAITACMRKFITILNSMMKNNQTWDQNLLAS; the protein is encoded by the coding sequence ATGAAAGACTCCTCTTCAATTTCTGTGGTTGGCATTGATGTTTCTAAAGATTCACTCGATCTCTTCCATACGATTAATGGCCAGCAGCAGAAGATCGCTTATCAGCAGGATTCCCTCAAGCTGCTTGCCCGGCAGATCATCAAGCTCAACGCAACCGTCGTCATGGAAGCCACGGGTGGCTACGAAAAGAAACTGGTCAAATATTTACAGAGCCAGGGAATTGCATGTGCCGTGGTGAATCCGAAGCTGATTCGTGACTTTGCCAGAGCCTGTGGGAAGCTTGAGAAAAACGATGCCATCGACGCCAGGATCATCGCCTCTTTTGGACAGATGATGCAACCGAGGACGATGGGAAAAATCGATCGAAACAGGGAGAAACTCAAGTTGCTGGCAACTCGTCGAGAACAGGTTCAAAGTATGATTACCCAGGAATCCAATCGTCAGCAGCAAATTGAGGATCGGCAAATTCGGGCCTTCATTCAACGGGCGATCCAACTCTATCAGAAACAGCTTAAAAAACTGGACAATGAAATGCTGAAGGTCATTGAAGCCGACCAGACCATGAAACAGAAGTCCGAAATTCTGCTCTCTGCGAAAGGTGTCGGCCCGGCAACAACCGCTAACCTGATTGCCGGGCTGCCTGAACTCGGGCAACTGAATCGGCAGCAGATCGCCAAGCTCGTCGGCCTGGCTCCTCTCGTTCGGGACAGTGGCAAATTCAAAGGGCAGCGCAGAACATATGCCGGCAGAAGCCAGATACGGCGGATCCTTTATATGGCGACCTTAGTAGCCACGCGCTGGAACAGTCGCATCAAAGCATTTTACTTGTCCTTATTGGAAAGAGGTAAACCGAAGAAGCTGGCCATCACAGCCTGCATGAGAAAGTTTATCACCATCCTGAATTCCATGATGAAAAACAATCAGACGTGGGATCAAAATCTTCTTGCTTCTTGA
- a CDS encoding acetylxylan esterase: MYPRLLKNIVLPLTLLLSLSAIAVAADKYELKVVTDRPDAIYKTGETAKFLVSVTKNGKLSSGYTVTYFVDDFITGAPGFPEGTMTLGKKPILPVPVTSDKPIFLRCVVKAGAPVNQTKIAAVGFSPEEIQLSQPVPADFDEFWADQKKQLAQVPAKAKLTAVNSPDAKVETFDVQVDCLGGAPVSGYFGKPKGSHALPLPAILWVHGAGVRSSSLANAVKGAKFGMLSMDINAHGLPNGNTAQYYSDLAQGKLKGYRQEGRESRETVYFRGMFLRLVRAIDFLTSQPEWDGKTLIVIGHSQGGGQALAAGGLDERVTFIATGVPAICDHSGRAAGRINGWPKLVETGANGKPDPTQLQAAAYVDAVNFTTRAKADAIMSVGFIDAVCPPSSCYAAYNQLKGKKQIINKPLMGHAAPADIQKAFFDAVLEHVKEQADK, translated from the coding sequence ATGTATCCACGACTTCTGAAAAATATAGTCCTGCCGCTGACATTACTTCTGTCACTGTCTGCGATCGCTGTCGCGGCAGACAAGTATGAACTGAAAGTGGTGACTGATCGTCCCGATGCGATTTACAAAACCGGTGAAACGGCGAAATTCCTTGTTTCGGTGACTAAGAACGGCAAGCTGTCCTCAGGATATACAGTCACGTATTTCGTAGATGACTTTATCACTGGTGCGCCCGGTTTTCCCGAAGGAACAATGACACTGGGCAAGAAACCGATTCTACCGGTACCCGTGACATCCGACAAGCCGATCTTTCTGCGTTGTGTGGTCAAGGCAGGTGCCCCGGTGAACCAGACGAAGATTGCTGCAGTAGGGTTCTCACCCGAGGAGATCCAGTTGAGCCAGCCGGTGCCAGCGGATTTCGATGAGTTCTGGGCCGATCAGAAAAAGCAGCTGGCACAAGTACCTGCCAAAGCCAAACTGACTGCGGTCAATTCGCCGGATGCGAAGGTGGAAACTTTCGATGTGCAGGTGGATTGCCTGGGAGGGGCTCCTGTATCCGGTTATTTCGGGAAGCCGAAAGGTTCTCATGCTCTCCCCCTGCCGGCGATTCTATGGGTGCACGGGGCCGGGGTGCGAAGTTCCTCACTGGCGAACGCCGTTAAAGGGGCGAAATTCGGAATGCTTTCGATGGACATCAACGCGCACGGTCTTCCGAATGGGAACACGGCTCAATATTACAGTGATCTGGCACAGGGTAAACTGAAAGGCTATCGGCAGGAGGGACGTGAAAGTCGCGAGACGGTTTACTTCCGCGGGATGTTCCTGCGTCTGGTACGGGCCATTGATTTTCTGACATCGCAGCCGGAATGGGACGGGAAGACCCTGATTGTCATCGGCCACAGCCAGGGGGGCGGCCAGGCACTGGCAGCCGGCGGTCTGGATGAACGGGTAACGTTTATCGCGACGGGGGTCCCTGCGATCTGCGATCATTCAGGACGCGCTGCTGGCCGGATTAACGGCTGGCCTAAACTGGTTGAAACCGGTGCGAACGGAAAACCCGATCCCACCCAGTTGCAAGCGGCGGCGTATGTCGATGCTGTCAACTTCACCACACGGGCGAAAGCCGATGCGATCATGAGTGTAGGCTTTATCGATGCAGTCTGTCCTCCATCGAGCTGTTATGCGGCTTATAACCAGTTAAAAGGCAAAAAGCAGATCATCAACAAACCCCTGATGGGCCACGCTGCCCCAGCGGATATTCAAAAGGCATTTTTTGATGCCGTGCTGGAACATGTGAAAGAGCAGGCAGACAAGTAG
- a CDS encoding amino acid permease yields the protein MSQEDQPRMKFGTFGGVFTPCTLTILGVIMFLRFGQVVGQAGVLYAILIVLASKTITTLTTLSLSAIASNTRVKGGGAYYLISRSLGVEFGGAIGVVFYLAQAISVAMYVIGFTEAFVGTFSAWESHFVLIATLINVATFVCVYIGAGWTIKVQYFILAILGAALASFYLGAFSSFEFGIMRENLMPHYDAGESLFTMFALFFPAVTGIMAGANMSGDLKNPSRSIPKGTLGAVIVTAVIYLSLAFVLGGTRPHADLIDNNLIMKNISVWPVLITAGVFAATLSSALGSMMGAPRILQAFARDDIFKRLSFFGAGSGSSREPRRATVLTFVIAQICILLGDLNAIAPIITMFFMITYGLLNLATFYEAITKNPSYRPTFRYCHWSVSLAGTVGCLAVMFLINWIWASASIVVISGLYWFIHYREVESRWGDLHSGMVFERARQSLLKLEQEAYHPKNWRPIILTLSGTAWNRPHLAVYGHWLTAGHGILSIAHVVTGDIEEHAERREKFENTLRAFIAKEELLAFPAVVVSEYLSDGVEALVQCHGIGGLRPNTVLLGWPNNPQKSESFGSTVRLVSRLGRSIIALRFLGYREDEGEPTGPMVDPWDVPIGTIDVWWRGRRNGSLMLLLAHLLHQNPAWRRNRIRVLRAVVNDEAVDEVTRHIEELSASARIAAEPVIVVSSDPAQAIQQTSAEAAVVILGFEPPEESAEAAFFARMESFVGDLPRVLFIESAGGMELES from the coding sequence ATGAGTCAGGAAGACCAGCCGCGCATGAAGTTCGGCACGTTTGGTGGCGTTTTTACACCATGTACGCTGACCATCCTGGGGGTGATCATGTTTCTGCGGTTCGGCCAGGTGGTCGGACAGGCGGGCGTGCTGTATGCGATTCTGATCGTGCTGGCTTCGAAAACGATTACCACACTGACGACGCTGTCGCTCTCCGCCATTGCTTCCAACACGCGCGTCAAGGGGGGCGGTGCGTACTACCTGATCAGCCGCAGCCTGGGTGTTGAGTTCGGCGGGGCGATCGGCGTTGTGTTCTATCTGGCGCAGGCCATTTCGGTGGCCATGTATGTCATCGGTTTTACCGAGGCGTTTGTGGGAACCTTCTCTGCCTGGGAAAGCCATTTCGTCCTTATCGCTACGCTGATCAATGTCGCGACATTCGTCTGCGTGTATATCGGCGCAGGCTGGACCATCAAAGTTCAGTATTTCATTCTCGCCATCCTGGGGGCAGCGTTGGCGTCTTTCTATCTGGGTGCTTTCTCCAGCTTTGAGTTCGGTATCATGCGCGAGAATCTCATGCCCCATTACGACGCGGGCGAATCGCTGTTTACAATGTTTGCACTCTTCTTCCCGGCGGTGACCGGCATCATGGCGGGAGCCAATATGTCAGGGGATTTGAAAAACCCTTCGCGATCCATTCCGAAAGGGACATTGGGAGCCGTCATCGTGACCGCGGTGATATACCTGTCACTGGCATTCGTGCTGGGGGGCACGCGGCCTCATGCGGATCTGATCGACAACAACCTGATCATGAAAAACATTTCTGTCTGGCCGGTGCTGATTACCGCCGGCGTCTTCGCCGCGACACTCTCGTCGGCGCTCGGCTCCATGATGGGCGCGCCACGGATTCTGCAGGCGTTCGCTCGTGATGATATTTTCAAACGGCTCTCGTTTTTTGGTGCGGGCAGCGGCTCCAGTCGTGAGCCACGCAGGGCAACCGTACTGACGTTCGTGATCGCCCAGATCTGTATTCTGCTGGGCGACCTGAATGCCATCGCTCCCATCATCACGATGTTTTTCATGATCACGTACGGCTTGTTGAATCTGGCGACGTTTTACGAAGCGATCACGAAGAATCCCAGCTATCGACCGACGTTCCGCTATTGTCACTGGTCGGTCTCTTTAGCGGGCACGGTGGGCTGCCTGGCGGTGATGTTTTTGATCAACTGGATCTGGGCAAGTGCCAGTATCGTAGTGATCAGCGGCTTATACTGGTTTATCCACTATCGCGAAGTCGAGTCCCGCTGGGGCGATCTGCACAGCGGTATGGTATTCGAGCGTGCCCGTCAAAGTCTGTTGAAGCTTGAACAGGAAGCCTATCATCCCAAGAACTGGCGGCCGATCATTCTGACATTAAGTGGCACAGCCTGGAATCGACCACATTTAGCGGTCTACGGTCACTGGCTCACGGCAGGGCACGGCATTCTTTCGATTGCGCACGTGGTCACGGGAGATATCGAGGAGCATGCGGAACGCCGCGAGAAATTCGAAAACACCCTGCGCGCATTTATCGCGAAAGAAGAACTGCTCGCGTTTCCGGCAGTGGTGGTCTCGGAATATCTTTCGGATGGTGTCGAAGCGCTGGTGCAATGTCACGGCATCGGCGGTTTGCGACCAAACACCGTTTTGCTGGGCTGGCCGAACAATCCCCAGAAGTCAGAGTCTTTCGGGTCGACCGTTCGTCTTGTTTCCCGACTGGGCCGCAGTATCATCGCGCTGCGTTTTCTTGGCTATCGGGAAGATGAAGGCGAACCCACAGGCCCGATGGTTGATCCCTGGGATGTCCCCATCGGTACGATCGACGTCTGGTGGCGTGGCCGGCGGAATGGATCACTGATGCTGCTGCTGGCGCACCTGTTACATCAGAACCCCGCCTGGCGCCGCAACCGGATTCGCGTGCTGCGTGCCGTTGTGAATGACGAAGCGGTCGATGAAGTGACACGCCACATCGAAGAACTTTCCGCCTCCGCGCGAATTGCCGCCGAACCGGTGATTGTGGTCTCTTCCGATCCTGCCCAGGCGATTCAACAAACCTCGGCAGAAGCGGCGGTTGTGATTCTCGGATTTGAACCGCCTGAAGAAAGCGCTGAAGCTGCGTTCTTTGCCCGCATGGAATCATTCGTCGGAGATCTGCCGCGCGTGCTCTTCATCGAAAGTGCCGGCGGCATGGAACTGGAATCGTAA
- a CDS encoding DUF3565 domain-containing protein: MQQPITGYHTDEEGHWVAELACGHYQHVRHNPPLEERTWVTTAAGRDSMLGHQLNCKKCDENAPPD; this comes from the coding sequence ATGCAGCAGCCCATTACCGGTTATCATACTGACGAAGAAGGACACTGGGTCGCAGAGCTCGCCTGCGGCCACTATCAGCATGTCCGCCACAACCCGCCGCTCGAAGAACGCACCTGGGTCACAACCGCAGCCGGCCGCGATTCAATGCTGGGGCATCAACTCAACTGCAAAAAATGCGACGAAAACGCACCACCCGATTAA
- the fae gene encoding formaldehyde-activating enzyme: MSERIIMRTGECLVAGGPPFTAAEPEVVIGELDGPVGTAIATLTGGQSAGHSKVFAILNTDIQVRPVTLMVSKVTVKSSAYTNILMGTVQAAIANGVLDAVRAGDLPKEKANDLGIICSVWLNPGAATDENLDHKALFEIHRKATALAIHKAMHNEPTIDWLLEHQDEITHKYYQKGLDGTL; this comes from the coding sequence ATGAGCGAACGAATTATCATGCGTACGGGGGAATGTCTGGTCGCCGGCGGTCCCCCGTTTACGGCTGCGGAACCGGAAGTGGTGATTGGCGAACTGGATGGTCCCGTGGGAACGGCGATTGCCACGTTAACCGGCGGGCAGTCGGCGGGTCACTCGAAAGTGTTTGCGATTTTGAATACCGATATCCAGGTCAGACCGGTCACGCTGATGGTGAGCAAGGTGACCGTCAAGAGCAGTGCCTACACGAATATTCTGATGGGAACCGTGCAGGCGGCAATTGCCAATGGGGTGCTGGATGCCGTTCGCGCAGGTGATCTGCCCAAAGAGAAAGCGAATGATCTGGGCATTATCTGTTCGGTCTGGCTGAATCCTGGCGCTGCCACCGACGAGAACCTGGACCACAAAGCGCTGTTCGAAATTCATCGTAAAGCGACCGCGCTGGCGATACATAAAGCGATGCACAACGAACCCACCATCGACTGGCTGCTGGAACACCAGGACGAAATCACACACAAGTACTACCAGAAAGGTCTGGACGGAACTCTGTAA